In the Streptomyces sp. cg36 genome, one interval contains:
- a CDS encoding SpoIIE family protein phosphatase: protein MARRVGADSFSARWRKSMHRARVALRKSGVDYFRGDGSDWIALAGLLLTVPAITAATLIAPVWCAPGALAVPIVAGGVLLRPASLLGLYAAAAVALIVESVRLGPYTEGPARVTPGTVLVVAACGLFGLLIAQFRARVGVPWRRGGTMLFDLRERIRVQSSLPRLPKGWHREMALRPAGGQSFSGDFVVAARTSGGRTLEVVLTDVSGKGMDAGSRALLLSGAFGGLLGSLPPHGFLPAANGYLLRQDWDEGFATSIHLVLDLDSGDYELLSAGHLPALHLQAGSGRWSEVSGEGPLLGVYDGAEFHPVKGSLGPGDVLMLFTDGLVETAERDIAEGIDRLTGEADRYVATGFEGAAWHLIEAVAKDVNDDRALLLIRRDA, encoded by the coding sequence ATGGCACGACGTGTGGGAGCGGACTCGTTCAGTGCCCGGTGGCGCAAATCCATGCACCGGGCACGGGTAGCCCTGCGCAAATCCGGGGTCGACTACTTCCGGGGCGACGGCTCCGACTGGATCGCGCTCGCGGGCCTCCTGCTGACCGTCCCGGCGATCACCGCCGCCACCCTGATCGCCCCCGTCTGGTGCGCCCCCGGAGCGCTGGCCGTGCCGATCGTGGCGGGCGGCGTCCTGCTGCGCCCGGCCAGCCTGCTCGGCCTGTACGCGGCGGCGGCCGTCGCCCTCATCGTCGAGTCCGTCCGGCTCGGCCCCTACACCGAGGGCCCCGCCCGGGTCACCCCCGGCACGGTCCTGGTGGTCGCCGCCTGCGGCCTCTTCGGACTGCTGATCGCCCAGTTCCGGGCCCGCGTCGGCGTGCCCTGGCGGCGCGGCGGCACCATGCTCTTCGACCTGCGCGAACGCATCCGCGTCCAGTCCTCGCTGCCCCGGCTGCCCAAGGGCTGGCACCGCGAGATGGCGCTGCGCCCGGCGGGCGGCCAGTCGTTCTCCGGCGACTTCGTGGTGGCCGCCCGCACCAGCGGCGGACGCACCCTCGAAGTGGTCCTCACCGACGTCTCCGGCAAGGGCATGGACGCGGGCTCGCGCGCCCTGCTGCTGTCCGGCGCCTTCGGCGGCCTCCTCGGCTCGCTGCCCCCGCACGGCTTCCTGCCCGCCGCCAACGGCTATCTGCTGCGCCAGGACTGGGACGAGGGCTTCGCCACCTCCATCCACCTCGTGCTCGACCTCGACTCCGGCGACTACGAACTCCTCTCCGCCGGACACCTCCCCGCCCTCCACCTCCAGGCGGGCTCCGGCCGCTGGAGCGAGGTGTCGGGGGAGGGGCCGCTGCTCGGGGTGTACGACGGGGCCGAGTTCCACCCCGTCAAGGGCTCCCTCGGCCCCGGCGACGTCCTGATGCTCTTCACCGACGGCCTCGTCGAGACGGCCGAGCGCGACATCGCGGAGGGCATCGACCGCCTCACCGGCGAGGCCGACCGCTATGTCGCCACCGGCTTCGAGGGAGCGGCCTGGCACCTCATCGAGGCGGTCGCCAAGGACGTCAACGACGACCGCGCCCTGCTGCTGATCCGACGGGACGCGTAG
- a CDS encoding amino acid permease — protein sequence MHDGKTAAGATAADTTSAEAEPLSHGLKQRHLTMLGLGGVIGAGLFVGSGAGIAVAGPGIVVSYLIAGALAMLVMRMLGEMSSAMPASGSFSVHAERALGRWAGFSVGWLYWFLLVVVLAVEATGAAQIANGWVPGMPQWAWVLVFMVVFTAANLAAVKNFGEFEFWFATLKVGAITLFLVLGLLAVFGVLPGTDPVGLTHLTGQGGFLPNGWDGVVSGVLAVIFAFGGLEVVTIAAAESDDPVRAVGRAVRSAVWRILFFYVGSMLVIVTLLPWSSMRPGHSPYVAVLDSIGVSGAGQIMNVVVFVALLSALNANLYGSSRMIFSLAERGEAPKGLLKTAGGGVPRRAVLASVAFGFVSVLLNLKWPDSVFLYMLNAVGAVLLFVWSLIAVSQLRLRRRIERETPEKLTLRMWGFPWLTWAALAAMAAVLVLMLRDAGTRPQLLWSAGATAAVLVVAFVRERLGRQTDR from the coding sequence ATGCACGACGGCAAGACCGCTGCCGGGGCCACCGCCGCCGACACCACCTCGGCCGAGGCCGAGCCCCTCTCCCACGGACTGAAGCAGCGCCATCTGACCATGCTGGGTCTGGGCGGGGTGATCGGCGCCGGGCTCTTCGTGGGTTCGGGCGCGGGCATCGCGGTCGCGGGGCCGGGGATCGTCGTCTCGTATCTGATCGCGGGCGCGCTCGCGATGCTGGTGATGCGGATGCTCGGCGAGATGTCGTCGGCGATGCCGGCGTCCGGGTCGTTCTCGGTCCACGCCGAGCGGGCGCTGGGCCGCTGGGCCGGGTTCAGCGTCGGCTGGCTCTACTGGTTCCTGCTGGTGGTGGTCCTCGCCGTGGAGGCGACGGGCGCGGCCCAGATCGCCAACGGCTGGGTGCCGGGGATGCCGCAGTGGGCGTGGGTGCTGGTCTTCATGGTGGTGTTCACCGCGGCCAACCTGGCGGCCGTGAAGAACTTCGGCGAGTTCGAGTTCTGGTTCGCCACGCTGAAGGTCGGCGCGATCACGCTGTTCCTGGTGCTCGGTCTGCTCGCGGTCTTCGGGGTGCTCCCCGGCACCGACCCGGTGGGGCTGACCCATCTCACCGGGCAGGGCGGCTTCCTGCCGAACGGCTGGGACGGGGTGGTCTCCGGCGTCCTCGCGGTGATCTTCGCGTTCGGCGGTCTGGAGGTCGTCACCATCGCCGCGGCCGAGTCGGACGACCCGGTGCGCGCGGTCGGCCGCGCGGTGCGCAGCGCGGTGTGGCGCATCCTCTTCTTCTACGTGGGCTCGATGCTGGTGATCGTGACCCTGCTGCCGTGGAGTTCGATGCGGCCGGGGCACAGCCCGTACGTGGCCGTGCTCGACTCGATCGGGGTGTCCGGCGCCGGGCAGATCATGAACGTGGTGGTCTTCGTCGCGCTGCTCTCCGCGCTCAACGCCAACCTCTACGGCTCGTCCCGGATGATCTTCTCGCTCGCCGAGCGCGGCGAGGCGCCCAAGGGGCTGCTGAAGACGGCGGGCGGCGGGGTGCCGCGGCGGGCGGTGCTGGCGTCGGTGGCGTTCGGGTTCGTCTCGGTGCTGCTCAATCTGAAGTGGCCCGACTCGGTCTTCCTCTACATGCTCAACGCGGTCGGCGCGGTGCTGCTGTTCGTCTGGAGCCTGATCGCCGTCTCCCAGCTGCGGCTGCGCCGCCGGATCGAGCGCGAGACGCCGGAGAAGCTGACCCTGCGGATGTGGGGCTTCCCCTGGCTGACCTGGGCGGCGCTGGCCGCGATGGCGGCCGTGCTGGTGCTGATGCTCCGGGACGCGGGCACCCGGCCGCAGCTGCTGTGGTCGGCGGGCGCGACGGCGGCGGTCCTGGTGGTCGCCTTCGTACGGGAGCGGCTCGGGCGGCAGACCGATCGTTAG
- a CDS encoding Fpg/Nei family DNA glycosylase, which produces MPEGHTIHRLAADHEQWFGGRAVRAASPQGKFSDGAALVDGQVLEVAEAHGKHLFLGFGPATGWIHVHLGLFGKYALGTGTPPPPTDTVRLRLTGPGGYADLRGPTACALITDAEKRAIHDRLGPDPLRPADGPDRAWQRISRSRTTIAALLMDQKVVAGVGNVYRAEVLFRHGVDPYRPGRDLSRAEWDAMWTDLAALMREGVRNNRIDTVRPEHTPEAMGRPPRVDDHGGEVYVYRRATLPCHLCGTEIRTADLAARNLFWCPACQPPGPR; this is translated from the coding sequence ATGCCCGAAGGGCACACGATCCACCGGCTGGCCGCCGACCACGAGCAGTGGTTCGGCGGCCGTGCCGTGCGCGCGGCCAGCCCGCAGGGCAAGTTCTCGGACGGCGCGGCCCTGGTCGACGGCCAGGTCCTGGAGGTGGCCGAGGCCCACGGCAAGCACCTGTTCCTGGGCTTCGGCCCGGCCACCGGCTGGATCCACGTCCACCTCGGCCTGTTCGGCAAGTACGCGCTGGGCACCGGGACGCCCCCGCCGCCCACCGACACGGTCCGGCTGCGCCTCACCGGCCCCGGCGGCTACGCGGACCTGCGGGGCCCGACGGCCTGCGCCCTGATCACCGACGCCGAGAAGCGGGCGATACACGACCGGCTCGGCCCCGACCCGCTGCGGCCCGCCGACGGCCCGGACCGGGCCTGGCAGCGCATCTCGCGCAGCCGCACCACCATCGCCGCGCTGCTGATGGACCAGAAGGTCGTCGCGGGCGTCGGCAACGTCTACCGGGCCGAGGTCCTGTTCCGCCACGGCGTCGACCCCTACCGGCCCGGCCGCGACCTGAGCCGCGCCGAGTGGGACGCGATGTGGACCGACCTCGCCGCGCTGATGCGCGAGGGCGTCCGCAACAACCGCATCGACACGGTCCGGCCCGAGCACACCCCCGAGGCCATGGGCCGCCCGCCCCGGGTCGACGACCACGGCGGCGAGGTGTACGTGTACCGGCGCGCGACGCTGCCGTGCCACCTGTGCGGCACGGAGATCCGCACGGCCGACCTGGCCGCCCGCAACCTCTTCTGGTGCCCCGCCTGCCAGCCCCCGGGCCCCCGCTAG
- a CDS encoding ABC transporter ATP-binding protein has product MALRRAKRRATPVEAALGDPGWAVELRGVRRQYGRGGSAVHALRGIDLQLPRGSFTAVMGPSGSGKSTFLQCAAGLDRPTDGSVRLGGTEITKMSENRLTELRRARLGFVFQAFNLLPSLTVEQNVLLPMRLAGKRPDHRRAEQLLGQVGLAGKGRRRPGELSGGQQQRVAIARALVTRPDVVFADEPTGALDTTTAAEVLTLLRTAVDGMGATVVMVTHDPGAAAYADQVLFLADGSIVDALRGAPAARIADRMRTLTARPTAAHAPMAA; this is encoded by the coding sequence ATGGCACTGCGACGCGCCAAGCGGCGGGCAACACCGGTCGAGGCCGCACTGGGCGACCCCGGCTGGGCCGTCGAACTGCGCGGGGTGCGGCGCCAGTACGGGCGCGGCGGCTCGGCCGTGCACGCCCTGCGGGGCATCGACCTCCAGCTGCCGCGCGGCAGCTTCACGGCGGTGATGGGGCCCTCCGGCTCCGGCAAGTCGACGTTCCTGCAGTGCGCGGCGGGGCTCGACCGGCCCACCGACGGCTCCGTGCGGCTCGGCGGGACCGAGATCACCAAGATGAGCGAGAACCGGCTGACCGAACTGCGCCGGGCCCGGCTCGGGTTCGTCTTCCAGGCGTTCAACCTGCTCCCGTCGCTGACCGTCGAGCAGAACGTGCTGCTGCCCATGCGCCTCGCGGGCAAGCGCCCCGACCACCGCCGCGCCGAGCAGCTGCTCGGCCAGGTGGGCCTCGCGGGCAAGGGGCGGCGCCGCCCCGGTGAGCTGTCCGGCGGCCAGCAGCAGCGCGTGGCGATCGCCCGCGCCCTGGTGACCCGCCCGGACGTCGTCTTCGCCGACGAGCCGACCGGCGCGCTGGACACCACCACCGCGGCCGAGGTCCTGACGCTGCTGCGCACCGCCGTGGACGGCATGGGCGCCACCGTCGTCATGGTCACCCACGACCCGGGCGCCGCCGCCTACGCCGACCAGGTCCTCTTCCTCGCGGACGGCTCGATCGTGGACGCCCTGCGCGGCGCCCCGGCGGCCCGCATCGCGGACCGGATGCGCACCCTGACCGCCCGGCCGACGGCCGCCCACGCCCCGATGGCGGCGTGA
- a CDS encoding protein kinase has product MAGRYRLDVTIGQGGMGRVWRAADEILDRQVAVKEMRMDGLDVEDSLVRRERTLREARATARIDHPNVVRVYDVVEEADRLWIVMELVDGRSLEQTLVRGGPVSPREAARIGLGLAEALREVHAVGVLHRDIKPGNVLLGRTGRVVLTDFGIAAIQDATALTVVGMLVGSPDYMAPERVGGRPQGPASDLWSLGATLCAAVGGRSPFARETTLATLHAVLYEEPELPADAGPLAPVLASLLVKDPEQRPPLEALTTSLLQLATPPTPPPHPPTLAIPRTPAPAEPGRAQPPSPEPGPPPAPAPTPLPRSVPGFGAPASPGPLSEAPAPPAPAPEASPRPGTPPGAPRELPGDPPVDPVPAEASAGFGPYAAHQLPAAAPAAGSGARGPQAPPGGQGAEPPGNTPSTPTRPSAEDFREGAGRGASRARPAPGPGLAPGGSPGPGPDGTPHPRSRSRRRPRTLIATATALTAALAIAVVLATTHGSGSGSGSAKSSAGAATATAPTVAGTSRPPSAPPPGTIGETGFAWAPPKGWTRTAKSPSNIHYHAPDGEQEIAASYALVRGGDLLSQWQGAEQGSHDVPGYREIRLERTTFNGRPAVVWDYYFTQNGDPWKARQMGFDENGKSYQVNIWYLAATETDALRTYSAVTSSFTPL; this is encoded by the coding sequence GTGGCCGGACGTTATCGGCTCGATGTCACGATCGGCCAGGGTGGAATGGGCCGGGTGTGGCGGGCGGCCGATGAAATCCTCGACCGGCAGGTCGCCGTGAAAGAGATGCGGATGGACGGCCTCGATGTGGAGGACAGCCTCGTCCGCCGCGAGCGCACCCTGCGGGAGGCGCGCGCCACGGCCCGAATCGACCACCCCAACGTGGTGCGCGTCTACGACGTGGTGGAGGAGGCGGACCGGCTGTGGATCGTGATGGAACTGGTCGACGGCCGCTCCCTGGAACAGACCCTGGTCCGGGGCGGCCCGGTGAGCCCGCGCGAGGCGGCCCGGATCGGCCTCGGTCTCGCCGAGGCGCTGCGCGAGGTGCACGCCGTCGGGGTGCTGCACCGTGACATCAAGCCCGGGAACGTCCTGCTCGGGCGGACCGGCCGGGTCGTCCTGACCGACTTCGGGATCGCCGCGATCCAGGACGCGACCGCGCTGACCGTGGTGGGGATGCTGGTCGGCTCGCCGGACTACATGGCGCCCGAACGCGTCGGCGGGCGCCCGCAGGGCCCCGCCTCCGACCTCTGGTCGCTGGGCGCCACGCTGTGCGCGGCGGTGGGCGGCCGGTCCCCGTTCGCCCGCGAGACGACGCTGGCGACGCTGCACGCGGTCCTGTACGAGGAGCCGGAACTGCCCGCCGACGCGGGCCCGCTGGCCCCCGTACTGGCCTCGCTCCTGGTCAAGGACCCGGAACAGCGCCCACCCCTGGAAGCCCTGACGACAAGCCTCCTCCAACTGGCCACACCCCCGACCCCACCACCCCACCCCCCGACACTGGCGATCCCCCGGACACCGGCGCCCGCGGAGCCCGGCCGGGCCCAGCCGCCGTCCCCGGAACCCGGACCGCCCCCGGCCCCGGCGCCCACCCCGCTCCCGCGCTCCGTCCCGGGCTTCGGAGCGCCCGCGTCCCCCGGCCCGCTCTCCGAGGCGCCCGCGCCCCCCGCTCCGGCGCCCGAGGCGTCACCCCGGCCGGGTACGCCGCCGGGCGCCCCCCGGGAGCTCCCGGGCGACCCGCCCGTGGACCCGGTCCCCGCCGAGGCGTCCGCGGGGTTCGGGCCGTACGCGGCGCACCAGCTGCCCGCCGCCGCCCCGGCGGCCGGGAGCGGGGCGCGGGGGCCGCAGGCCCCGCCCGGGGGTCAGGGGGCGGAGCCCCCTGGGAACACCCCCTCCACCCCCACCCGGCCGTCCGCCGAGGACTTTCGGGAAGGGGCGGGGCGGGGAGCCTCCCGGGCGCGGCCCGCCCCCGGCCCCGGCCTCGCCCCCGGCGGCAGCCCCGGCCCCGGCCCCGACGGCACCCCCCACCCCCGAAGCCGAAGCCGCAGGCGCCCCCGCACGCTCATCGCCACCGCGACGGCCCTCACCGCCGCCCTGGCGATCGCCGTCGTCCTCGCCACCACCCACGGCTCGGGCTCCGGCTCCGGCTCCGCCAAGTCCTCCGCGGGCGCCGCCACGGCCACCGCCCCCACCGTCGCCGGCACCTCCCGCCCGCCCAGCGCCCCGCCCCCCGGCACCATCGGCGAGACCGGCTTCGCCTGGGCGCCCCCCAAGGGCTGGACGCGCACCGCCAAGAGCCCGTCCAACATCCACTACCACGCCCCGGACGGAGAACAGGAGATCGCCGCCTCGTACGCACTCGTACGCGGCGGCGATCTCCTGAGCCAGTGGCAGGGAGCCGAACAGGGCTCCCACGACGTTCCGGGCTATCGCGAGATCCGTCTGGAGCGGACCACGTTCAACGGCCGCCCGGCCGTCGTCTGGGACTACTACTTCACACAGAACGGGGACCCCTGGAAGGCCCGCCAGATGGGCTTCGACGAGAACGGCAAGTCGTACCAGGTCAACATCTGGTACCTGGCCGCCACCGAGACCGACGCCCTGCGCACCTACTCGGCGGTGACCTCGTCCTTCACACCGCTCTGA
- a CDS encoding amino acid permease produces MTSQTSLAKEDGRPGDPGNPESSGLQAGLKNRHLSMIAIGGVIGAGLFVGSSSGIAAAGPAILLSYALVGLMVVFVMRMLGEMAAARPTSGSFSAYADQALGRWAGFSIGWLYWFFWVVVLAVEATAGAKILHGWVGAVPQWGWALIVMVVLTATNLVSVSSYGEFEFWFAGIKVVAIGAFVLIGLLAVFGVLPGSDNPGDGFAHLTDAGGFMPKGAGAILTGVLMVVFSFMGSEIVTLAAGESEDPRRAVTKATNSVIWRIAVFYLGSILVVLTLLKWNDPAIVKDGSYVAALNSIGIPHAGQIMNVIVLTAVLSCLNSGLYTASRMAFSLGQRGDAPRAFARTNARGVPQAAILCSVLFGFVAVFFNYKWPDTVFDFLLNSSGAVALFVWLVICFTQLRMRGIILRETPEKLTVRMWFFPYLTWATIAMISFVLVYMLTDDAGRKQVLLSLLVAALVVAISLVREFNRRSATRVEVVQSGVKDEVTAE; encoded by the coding sequence ATGACCTCGCAAACCTCCCTTGCGAAGGAAGACGGCCGACCGGGCGATCCCGGGAACCCCGAGTCTTCCGGCCTCCAGGCGGGTCTCAAGAACCGCCATCTGTCCATGATCGCCATCGGTGGTGTGATCGGCGCGGGCCTCTTCGTCGGCTCCAGCTCCGGCATCGCCGCCGCCGGTCCCGCCATCCTGCTCTCGTACGCGCTCGTCGGCCTGATGGTCGTCTTCGTGATGCGGATGCTCGGCGAGATGGCCGCCGCCCGGCCCACCTCCGGCTCCTTCTCGGCCTACGCCGACCAGGCGCTCGGCCGCTGGGCCGGCTTCTCCATCGGATGGCTGTACTGGTTCTTCTGGGTCGTGGTGCTCGCCGTCGAGGCGACCGCCGGTGCGAAGATCCTGCACGGCTGGGTCGGGGCGGTCCCGCAGTGGGGCTGGGCGCTGATCGTCATGGTCGTGCTGACCGCCACCAACCTGGTCTCGGTCTCCTCGTACGGCGAGTTCGAGTTCTGGTTCGCCGGGATCAAGGTCGTCGCCATCGGCGCCTTCGTCCTCATCGGCCTGCTGGCCGTCTTCGGCGTCCTGCCGGGCTCGGACAACCCCGGCGACGGGTTCGCGCACCTCACCGACGCGGGCGGATTCATGCCCAAGGGCGCCGGGGCGATCCTCACCGGTGTGCTGATGGTCGTCTTCTCCTTCATGGGCAGCGAGATCGTCACCCTGGCCGCCGGTGAGTCCGAGGACCCGCGCCGCGCGGTCACCAAGGCCACCAACAGCGTGATCTGGCGCATCGCCGTCTTCTACCTCGGCTCCATCCTCGTCGTCCTGACGCTGCTGAAGTGGAACGACCCGGCGATCGTCAAGGACGGCTCCTACGTCGCCGCGCTGAACTCGATCGGCATCCCGCACGCCGGGCAGATCATGAACGTGATCGTGCTGACCGCGGTCCTGTCCTGCCTCAACTCCGGCCTGTACACCGCCTCCCGCATGGCCTTCTCGCTGGGTCAGCGCGGTGACGCGCCGCGCGCCTTCGCCCGCACCAACGCGCGGGGCGTGCCGCAGGCGGCCATCCTCTGCTCGGTCCTCTTCGGGTTCGTCGCGGTCTTCTTCAACTACAAGTGGCCCGACACCGTCTTCGACTTCCTGCTCAACTCCTCCGGCGCGGTCGCGCTGTTCGTGTGGCTGGTCATCTGCTTCACGCAGCTGCGGATGCGCGGGATCATCCTGCGCGAGACGCCGGAGAAGCTGACGGTCAGGATGTGGTTCTTCCCGTATCTGACCTGGGCGACGATCGCGATGATCTCGTTCGTGCTCGTCTACATGCTCACCGACGACGCCGGGCGCAAGCAGGTGCTGCTGTCGCTGCTGGTGGCCGCCCTCGTCGTGGCGATCTCCCTGGTACGGGAGTTCAACCGGCGCTCGGCCACCCGGGTCGAGGTCGTTCAGAGCGGTGTGAAGGACGAGGTCACCGCCGAGTAG
- a CDS encoding ribose-5-phosphate isomerase: MRVYLGSDHAGYELKNHLVDWLTAHGHEAVDCGPHIYDAQDDYPPFCLRAAEQTAADPDALGIVIGGSGNGEQIAANKVKGVRAALAWSEQTAALGREHNNANVISIGGRMHTQEEATKFVEIFLTTPYSGEERHTRRIEMLSEYETTGKLPEIPAHHPRQD; this comes from the coding sequence ATGCGCGTGTACCTCGGTTCAGACCATGCCGGATACGAACTCAAGAACCACCTGGTCGACTGGCTCACGGCCCATGGCCACGAGGCCGTCGACTGCGGTCCCCACATCTACGACGCCCAGGACGACTACCCGCCGTTCTGCCTGCGCGCCGCCGAGCAGACGGCCGCGGACCCGGACGCGCTGGGCATCGTGATCGGCGGCTCCGGCAACGGCGAGCAGATCGCCGCGAACAAGGTCAAGGGCGTCCGTGCCGCCCTCGCCTGGAGCGAGCAGACCGCGGCCCTGGGCCGCGAGCACAACAACGCCAACGTGATCTCCATCGGCGGCCGGATGCACACCCAGGAAGAGGCGACCAAGTTCGTCGAGATCTTCCTGACCACGCCGTACTCGGGTGAGGAGCGCCACACCCGGCGCATCGAGATGCTCAGCGAGTACGAGACCACCGGCAAGCTCCCCGAGATCCCGGCGCACCACCCGCGACAGGACTGA
- a CDS encoding biotin transporter BioY, which produces MATSTATAPAAPRTGATGKVLADLLPGARARDVALVLGGAALTGVAAQIAVPVPGSPVPVTGQTFAALLVGTSLGARRGFLSLGLYALIGMAGMPWFANGTSGAGGASFGYVLGMLLASTVVGALARRGGDRSVARTAGTMVLGSAIVYAVGVPYLAASTGMSLNQAVAAGLTPFLLGDALKAALAMGALPAAWKFVGRR; this is translated from the coding sequence ATGGCCACCAGCACCGCAACCGCCCCCGCCGCACCCCGTACCGGCGCCACCGGGAAGGTCCTCGCCGACCTGCTGCCCGGTGCCCGCGCCCGGGACGTCGCCCTGGTGCTCGGCGGCGCCGCGCTCACCGGCGTGGCCGCCCAGATCGCGGTTCCCGTGCCCGGCTCCCCGGTCCCCGTCACCGGCCAGACCTTCGCCGCGCTGCTGGTCGGCACCTCGCTCGGGGCCCGCCGCGGCTTCCTCTCGCTCGGCCTGTACGCGCTGATCGGCATGGCCGGGATGCCCTGGTTCGCGAACGGCACCTCGGGCGCGGGCGGCGCCTCCTTCGGCTATGTGCTGGGCATGCTGCTCGCCTCCACCGTGGTGGGCGCGCTCGCCCGGCGCGGCGGCGACCGCTCGGTGGCGCGCACGGCGGGCACGATGGTGCTGGGCTCGGCGATCGTCTACGCGGTCGGCGTCCCCTACCTCGCGGCCTCGACCGGGATGTCCCTGAACCAGGCGGTCGCGGCGGGCCTCACCCCGTTCCTGCTCGGTGACGCGCTCAAGGCGGCGCTGGCGATGGGCGCGCTCCCGGCCGCGTGGAAGTTCGTGGGCCGCAGGTAG